In a single window of the Papaver somniferum cultivar HN1 chromosome 8, ASM357369v1, whole genome shotgun sequence genome:
- the LOC113305272 gene encoding 3-ketoacyl-CoA synthase 6-like — protein sequence MEAHPCAKLVKQQLLQTLYNVLNVLSLLIVISTECYLAFKARTPISYLFFISSILVLVLFFIFKYLNNFNSCSNSQPIYLVDFSCLKPPHTCRVPTSSFIEHATLYEVFNQDSINFMEKCIKFSGQGEETCVPPSLHYIPPKDSHQDAISEAQLLLFPVIDDLLSKTQISPLDIDILILNCSSFSPSPSLSSIIINKYSMRSDIKSFNISGMGCSAGAIGINIAQNLLKVHKSCYAVVISAEILSSAWYMGNDKSKLPLNCMFRMGSSAVLLTNKKESKNTSKYKLFKLVRTQRAFDDKCFYAAMRQEDSKGFNGFNVNRDSFGAFSNTLRSNIEVLGRVILPTKEMIRYVLWTLRKRFSRADDKHTYVPDFMSVIQHFCIPTSGKSVVLEVGKGLNLGERELEPTLMTLKRFGNQSASSLWYVLAYMEAKERVKKGDKVWQVGIGSGFKCNSAVWECLRPIQNELLRGPWSDSINRYPVIND from the coding sequence ATGGAAGCTCATCCATGTGCAAAACTTGTAAAACAGCAACTCCTTCAAACCCTGTATAATGTTCTTAACGTTCTGTCTCTTTTGATTGTAATATCAACAGAATGTTATCTTGCATTCAAAGCACGAACACCCATTTCTTATCTATTCTTCATTTCATCAATCCTTGTCCTAGTACTATTTTTTatcttcaaatacctcaacaattTCAATTCATGTTCAAATTCTCAACCCATCTATTTAGTAGATTTTTCATGTCTAAAGCCACCACATACTTGTAGAGTGCCCACATCAAGCTTCATTGAACATGCTACTTTGTATGAAGTCTTTAACCAAGATAGCATCAATTTTATGGAAAAGTGCATAAAATTTTCGGGTCAAGGAGAAGAAACTTGCGTTCCACCATCTTTACATTATATACCACCAAAGGATTCGCATCAAGACGCTATTAGTGAAGCACAATTGCTTCTCTTCCCTGTCATCGACGACCTTCTTTCCAAAACACAAATTTCACCTCTTGATATCGATATCCTCATTCTAAATTGTAGTAGTTTCTCACCTTCCCCTTCACTTTCctcaatcatcatcaacaaatacTCCATGAGAAGTGATATTAAGAGTTTTAACATCTCTGGAATGGGGTGCAGTGCTGGTGCCATCGGTATTAATATTGCTCAAAACCTGTTAAAGGTCCATAAAAGCTGCTACGCAGTTGTTATCAGCGCAGAGATTCTCTCTTCTGCTTGGTACATGGGTAACGATAAATCCAAGTTACCATTAAACTGTATGTTCCGAATGGGAAGTTCGGCCGTCCTGCTTACCAACAAAAAAGAATCCAAAAACACGTCAAAATACAAACTCTTTAAGCTAGTTAGAACTCAAAGAGCCTTCGACGATAAATGTTTCTATGCTGCCATGCGCCAAGAGGATTCTAAAGGTTTTAACGGGTTCAACGTTAACCGTGACTCGTTCGGAGCTTTCAGTAATACTCTTAGGTCCAACATTGAAGTTTTGGGTAGAGTCATTTTACCAACCAAAGAGATGATACGTTACGTTCTTTGGACGCTTCGAAAGAGATTCTCGCGTGCAGATGATAAGCACACTTATGTGCCAGATTTCATGTCTGTGATACAACATTTTTGTATTCCGACATCAGGAAAGTCAGTGGTATTAGAGGTTGGGAAGGGCTTGAATCTTGGTGAAAGAGAGTTGGAGCCAACGTTGATGACGCTAAAGAGGTTTGGAAACCAGTCTGCTTCTTCCTTGTGGTATGTGCTAGCTTACATGGAAGCTAAGGAAAGAGTAAAGAAGGGTGACAAGGTTTGGCAAGTTGGTATCGGCAGTGGATTCAAATGCAACTCTGCAGTGTGGGAATGCCTAAGGCCAATACAAAATGAGTTACTCAGAGGGCCGTGGTCGGACTCCATCAACCGGTATCCGGTTATCAATGACTAA